In Mangifera indica cultivar Alphonso chromosome 14, CATAS_Mindica_2.1, whole genome shotgun sequence, the DNA window ACAAAGAGCTGACAATCCCTCTCTTCCATTGACATTTCCTTCACGTCAATGGCCTTCCAAAATGGACACCAGTCACAATGGTAGCATAATTATAGCTACACCTAATTTCTTTACTTCAGTTTACAACACTATATCAGATTTTGGGTGGAGCCTTTTGAAGAGCAGCTGTATTGAAGATGATCCAACACCAATACGATCTGCCGACCCTGGTGTGGAGTTTAAGCCTATTACAATAGTAACAATGACATTCTCTCTTGATCACATCAAACAAATTAAGAACAAGCTTCGAGTGGTAAGATTATTCACAcctttaattttctcttttcttgcaTATTTACTCAAGAAATCTCCAAAAGCAATGTAAGGCAGTCAATATTTTGTTCAATCAAGTGTACAAATATCATCGCTTAACTAATTAATAAATGGTCATTGTCAGCTACAAGTCTCTTAATTACTATGAATAGATCTACTCGGGTAGGGTGGATCTGATAAATTAAGATCTCCAGGCTTTTAAAGGTTGTGGCCCATATCAAACTACAGAGAAATTAATTTTGGGTACAAATAATTAATCTATGCTTTCTTGCAGACAATAAATGATGTGATTTGTGGAATTATCTTCTTCGGGACTAGATTATATATGCAAACATGCAGCCATAATTCAAAGGCTAATGCACATTCTACAGCGCTGGTGTTGCTGAATACAAGGAACATTAACGGGTACAAGTCAGTTGAGGAGATGGTGAAACCTGATGCTCAGTCGCCATGGGGGAACCAGTTTGGCTTCTTGCACGTTTCTGTGCCCGAGTTAACTGCTACTGAATCTTCAAACCCACTTGAATTTGTCCTGAAAGCACAGAAATCGATCAAGAGAAAAAGGGATTCTCTCGCAGTTAATTTCACTGGTCGGCTTCTTGAGGCTTTGAGGCGATTTAGAGGCCCTGAGGTATGCTGTTGATTGGTAATTTCTCTGTTGCTGCCAGAAAAATGCCGGTAACTTTTACGTTTTCAATACAATAATTTTACTTGTATGAGagtattaaatgatgatttaaaCAGGCAACTGCTAAGTATATCCACAAAACACTGAGAAACTCAAGCATGACCGTCTCAAATCTGATTGGGCCTGTGGAAGAAATGGCTTTGGCTAATCATCCTATTAAAGGTCTCTACTTTATGGTGGTAGGCGTACCTCaggtatgtatatatgtatgcatgcatgcaagCTATCATAgtttatcatcattaattttGTTTCGATGAAACTGCAGAGTCTTACAATTACTCTGATAAGCTACATGGGAAAGTTGAGACTTGCAGTGGGAACAGAAAAAGGATTTATAGATCACCACAAGTTCAAGTCATGCATTGAGAAAGCCTTTGAGTTGATACTGAAAGGAGCCCATGAAATTCCATCGAATTCATAGACTGAAAATTGATGCAAcagtttattttcattataagcCCTCAAAATTCGAGCCACTGTGCTTAAAGCTTATTAAGCGAAACTGTTTGATGTCCATTAGATTTTATGTTCATATTCTTTGAATTATTCTGTCTTGTCGTATCAATCAAGTACTGTACTTGTTTCAATCAAGCTTTGTATTAACAGTAATTAAAGGCGATATCAACCGATGATTGCGACTTTCACGCGTGAGATAGGCCAAAGGAGTATTTCCCACCGAAATTTTAATGCAAAAGCAAATGTGTatttgtaaagttttaaaaattcaaacattcacttatactattaaaattttttattaaagttaagaataaaattattattttactaataaaattaaaaaatatataattttattttattcctttATTGGGTTTAAAAAACTCGTATTTTACCTCTCagcttcaaattcaaaaactaactttttctctctcaaattcTTAGGGTTTGCTACAAACTCTGATGATGGCAACGGTGGCAATCAATCAGTTTTGATGTTGATCGATCTTTTGTGTGTCTTCTTTTACTCCCATTGATGATATTGGACAAAGGTCGATAAAACCCTGACGACAATGAAACCCGAAGAAGAAAGTCGAATCAACGATCATgttttttggttgatttgtCTTCAAATTTGGATGATCGTCAAAGAACCACGAACGCGACAAAGATGCGGCCACTAACATGTTTGTTGCGCTTTATATCAAAAGGAGACGTGACAATCTATTGAGTTTGTGGCTAGAGAATGGTGGTCACGTCTTCATCCAAGTTGCATGAGGTAGTGCTAACAGATGGAAGGTTGGTTGAAGAACGTCGCTAGAGAAGGAAGGGAAGGAATGAAACCATACGGGTGCAAATAtagcttttcaaatttttgggtgaagggaaatgttagttttttaaattaatggaggaaaataagataaaattttagttttttttaatattagtgtttaataataattttgcagTTGTAGTTAACAATaagttttaacataaatttcatgacggatgaatatttgagtttatgAAACTTCACAGAT includes these proteins:
- the LOC123196044 gene encoding wax ester synthase/diacylglycerol acyltransferase 4-like, yielding MELKVDDVSEPVSPTGQYFNSSILSICVLGVLESQTPIDDSSAMLLLKDVFLPISPRFSSIMVKDEDGVKRWKKCEVKLKDHVYVPNFPEGLSLTSYDNCLDDYLSKIAMEQLPQSRPLWEIHIFKYPTKNAAGTLIFKLHHALGDGFSLMGALLSCLQRADNPSLPLTFPSRQWPSKMDTSHNGSIIIATPNFFTSVYNTISDFGWSLLKSSCIEDDPTPIRSADPGVEFKPITIVTMTFSLDHIKQIKNKLRVTINDVICGIIFFGTRLYMQTCSHNSKANAHSTALVLLNTRNINGYKSVEEMVKPDAQSPWGNQFGFLHVSVPELTATESSNPLEFVLKAQKSIKRKRDSLAVNFTGRLLEALRRFRGPEATAKYIHKTLRNSSMTVSNLIGPVEEMALANHPIKGLYFMVVGVPQSLTITLISYMGKLRLAVGTEKGFIDHHKFKSCIEKAFELILKGAHEIPSNS